In Amycolatopsis sp. EV170708-02-1, the following are encoded in one genomic region:
- a CDS encoding 4-hydroxyphenylacetate 3-hydroxylase family protein, which yields MTLQQETTASANGRTPVPRPMNGKEYLESLRDDREIYLYGDRVADVTKHPAFRNSALMTARLYDALHDPAKHDVLTTATDTGSGGYTHSFFRTPRSPQDLLDDREAIAEWARLTYGWMGRSPDYKASFLGTLGANADFYSPFQDNARRWYRESQEKVLFWDHAIVHPPVDRHLPSEAVKDVFVHVEKETDSGLIVSGAKVVATGSAITNLNFISHYGMPIKEREFALIATLPMTAPGLKLICRPSYAATAAVMGSPYDHPLSSRFDENDTIFVMDKVLIPWENVFIYGDSAKVNEFVAESGSLERLTFQSCIRLAVKIDFIAGLLLKAIEMTGTKDFRGVQARAGEVLAWRNLFWALSEAMARNPREWRDGSLLPRKDYGLAYRWFMTLGYPRIKEIIEQDVASGLIYVNSSADDFKNPAIRPYLDKYVRGSNGHDAVSRVKLMKLLWDAIGTEFGSRHELYERNSSGNHESIRTEILAAQTESGQVDGYKGFAEQCLREYDLDGWTVPDLDSFDELKHVMRGLGRTS from the coding sequence ATGACACTCCAGCAGGAAACCACCGCTTCGGCGAACGGCCGGACCCCGGTTCCCCGGCCGATGAACGGGAAGGAATACCTGGAAAGCCTGCGCGACGACCGGGAGATCTACCTCTACGGCGACCGTGTCGCCGACGTCACGAAGCATCCGGCGTTCCGCAACTCCGCCCTGATGACCGCGCGGCTCTACGACGCGCTGCACGATCCGGCCAAACACGACGTGCTCACGACCGCCACCGACACCGGGAGCGGCGGTTACACGCACAGCTTCTTCCGCACCCCGCGCAGCCCGCAGGACCTCCTCGACGATCGCGAGGCCATCGCCGAATGGGCGCGGCTCACCTACGGCTGGATGGGCCGGAGCCCCGACTACAAGGCCAGCTTCCTCGGAACGCTCGGCGCCAACGCGGACTTCTACTCGCCGTTCCAGGACAACGCGCGCCGTTGGTACCGCGAGTCACAGGAGAAGGTGCTCTTCTGGGACCACGCGATCGTGCACCCGCCGGTCGACCGGCACCTGCCGTCCGAAGCGGTGAAGGACGTCTTCGTCCACGTGGAGAAGGAAACCGACAGCGGCCTGATCGTCAGCGGGGCGAAGGTCGTCGCCACCGGCTCCGCGATCACCAACCTGAACTTCATCTCGCATTACGGCATGCCCATCAAGGAACGCGAGTTCGCGCTGATCGCGACGCTGCCGATGACCGCACCAGGGCTCAAGCTCATCTGCCGCCCGTCCTACGCGGCCACCGCCGCGGTGATGGGCAGCCCCTACGACCATCCCCTGTCCAGCCGGTTCGACGAGAACGACACGATCTTCGTGATGGACAAGGTGCTCATCCCATGGGAGAACGTCTTCATCTATGGCGATTCCGCCAAGGTGAACGAATTCGTCGCCGAGTCCGGTTCCCTGGAACGGCTGACCTTCCAGAGCTGCATCCGGCTGGCGGTGAAGATCGACTTCATCGCGGGTCTCCTGCTCAAGGCGATCGAGATGACCGGGACGAAGGACTTCCGCGGCGTGCAGGCACGGGCCGGTGAGGTACTGGCCTGGCGAAACCTGTTCTGGGCGCTCAGCGAGGCGATGGCAAGGAATCCCCGGGAATGGCGGGACGGCTCGCTGCTGCCGCGCAAGGACTACGGCCTCGCGTACCGCTGGTTCATGACGCTCGGCTACCCGCGGATCAAGGAGATCATCGAGCAGGACGTCGCCAGCGGCCTCATCTACGTGAACTCGAGCGCGGACGACTTCAAGAACCCCGCGATCCGGCCTTACCTCGACAAGTACGTCCGCGGTTCCAACGGGCACGACGCGGTGAGCCGGGTGAAGCTGATGAAGCTGTTGTGGGACGCCATCGGCACCGAGTTCGGCAGCAGGCACGAACTGTACGAACGCAACTCCTCCGGGAACCACGAGTCGATCCGCACCGAGATCCTCGCGGCGCAGACCGAAAGCGGTCAGGTCGACGGGTACAAGGGCTTCGCCGAACAGTGCCTGCGCGAGTACGACCTCGACGGCTGGACGGTGCCGGACCTCGATTCCTTCGACGAGCTGAAACACGTCATGCGCGGCCTCGGCCGCACGTCTTGA
- a CDS encoding FAD/NAD(P)-binding domain-containing protein — protein MEICIIGLGPRGLSVLERLCANASAKVPDGRELVVTVLDSHVHDGGLVWHRRQDPKLLMNTVAAQITMFLDDTVEAAGPVRDGPSLYEWAKSIAEAPSSDEIPDTVRAEAGTLGPDSYPSRAFYGSYLYWTLRRIIRTAPAAVRIVLCAEKAVDLRDAEDGSQRVWLSGGTVLDGQDVVVLTQGHLDTLPTREEAAMARFARKHGLRYLAPRNPAGAELDGIGPGEPTVLRGMGLAFFDYLALLTEGRGGRFVRTGEGLVYRPSGREPRIVTGSRRGVPYHARGENQKGAFGRHEPLFLTPKVIERLRGRAEPADFRADVWPLIDREVRAVFYGTLVRDRGTPERAREFTRAFVAAAGDGSPTPSDPLAPEPSPAEERVLAEFGIGKRWDWRRVAQPIPADALTGTGRFRGWLRSYLDEDIAEARRGNVHSPLKAALDVLRDLRNEIRLVVDHGGLSGDSYRDDLQGWYTPLNAFLSIGPPVRRIEEMAALIDSGVLSVLGPRLCVRASPDARRFLAHSARLPDTTEAATTLIEARLPDADLRRTQDLLLRNLLARGECRLHRIPITRGGSYPTGGLAVTRRPYRPVDLGGRPHPRRFAFGVPTETVHWVTAAGIRPGVNSVILTDADAVARAALAIACPAPSRPKESGESWIYS, from the coding sequence GTGGAGATCTGCATCATCGGCCTCGGCCCCCGCGGGCTTTCGGTACTGGAACGGTTGTGCGCGAACGCTTCCGCCAAGGTTCCCGACGGCCGCGAACTCGTGGTGACCGTCCTCGACTCCCATGTGCACGACGGCGGGCTGGTGTGGCACCGTCGCCAGGACCCGAAACTGCTGATGAACACGGTGGCCGCCCAGATCACCATGTTCCTCGACGACACCGTGGAGGCGGCGGGCCCGGTGCGGGACGGGCCGAGCCTGTACGAATGGGCGAAGTCGATCGCGGAGGCACCGTCGTCCGACGAGATCCCGGACACGGTGCGCGCGGAGGCCGGGACGCTGGGGCCGGATTCCTATCCGTCGCGGGCGTTCTACGGGTCGTACCTGTACTGGACACTGCGGCGGATCATCAGGACCGCTCCCGCCGCCGTGCGGATCGTGCTGTGCGCGGAGAAGGCCGTCGACCTGCGGGACGCCGAGGACGGTTCGCAGCGCGTCTGGCTGTCCGGCGGCACCGTGCTCGACGGACAGGACGTCGTGGTGCTCACACAGGGCCATCTGGACACGCTCCCGACCCGCGAAGAGGCCGCCATGGCGCGGTTCGCCCGGAAGCACGGCCTGCGGTATCTCGCTCCCCGCAACCCGGCGGGCGCCGAACTCGACGGGATCGGGCCGGGCGAGCCGACCGTCCTCAGAGGAATGGGACTGGCCTTCTTCGACTACCTGGCGCTGCTGACCGAAGGCCGGGGCGGTCGTTTCGTCCGCACCGGCGAGGGCCTGGTCTACCGGCCGTCCGGCCGCGAGCCCCGGATCGTCACCGGATCCCGGCGCGGCGTTCCGTACCACGCGCGCGGCGAGAACCAGAAAGGCGCCTTCGGCAGGCACGAGCCGTTGTTCCTCACCCCGAAGGTGATCGAGCGGCTGCGCGGACGCGCGGAGCCGGCCGACTTCCGGGCCGACGTCTGGCCGCTGATCGATCGCGAGGTCCGCGCGGTGTTCTACGGCACGCTGGTGCGTGACCGTGGAACGCCGGAGAGGGCGCGGGAGTTCACCCGTGCCTTCGTCGCGGCGGCGGGAGACGGGTCGCCGACCCCATCGGATCCACTGGCGCCGGAGCCGTCGCCCGCGGAAGAACGGGTGCTGGCCGAATTCGGCATCGGGAAACGCTGGGATTGGCGCCGTGTGGCGCAACCGATCCCGGCGGACGCCCTCACCGGCACCGGCCGGTTCCGCGGCTGGCTCCGGTCCTATTTGGACGAGGACATCGCGGAAGCAAGGCGGGGCAATGTGCACAGCCCGCTCAAGGCCGCGCTCGACGTACTTCGGGACCTGCGCAACGAGATCCGGCTCGTGGTCGATCACGGCGGTCTCTCCGGCGACTCCTACCGCGACGATCTCCAGGGCTGGTACACGCCGCTGAACGCGTTCCTCTCGATCGGCCCGCCCGTGCGGCGGATCGAGGAGATGGCGGCCCTGATCGACAGCGGTGTGCTGAGCGTCCTCGGCCCGCGGCTGTGCGTGCGGGCCTCGCCGGACGCGCGCCGGTTCCTCGCGCACTCGGCGCGGCTGCCCGACACCACCGAAGCCGCGACCACCCTGATCGAAGCCCGGCTTCCCGACGCCGATCTCCGGCGGACCCAGGACCTGTTGCTGCGGAATCTGCTGGCACGCGGCGAATGCCGGCTCCACCGGATCCCGATCACCCGGGGCGGTTCGTATCCGACCGGCGGCCTCGCCGTCACCCGCCGTCCGTATCGCCCGGTGGATCTCGGCGGCAGGCCGCACCCTCGCCGGTTCGCCTTCGGCGTGCCCACCGAGACCGTGCACTGGGTGACCGCCGCGGGAATCCGTCCCGGCGTCAACTCGGTCATCTTGACCGACGCGGACGCGGTCGCCAGGGCCGCTCTCGCGATCGCTTGCCCCGCACCATCCCGACCGAAGGAATCAGGAGAATCATGGATCTACAGCTGA
- a CDS encoding MFS transporter, translating into MANQVPRVEEPAAGFTPRLWWTLILLAAAVALDVGSVAVVNPALPDIGRDLEMDDALLQWTMTGYGITFAGCLLFGGRLADVFSRRLVLAVGIAVFAAGALAPVVVPTAEVLIAARAAQGIGAALSVPAAMALLFQVFPPGRLRNRALGIYTAVGAASFGVGLVLGGVLTSAFGWHAVFAFSAVTSVLVLLGIRPLLPSSVGERRPIDLPGAAMVTAGLLAGIFAVTRAGEVGLSDTGTIVSALLALLLLAGFVAWERRASEPLFSVGILRSRPVRAATLAGGLFFFALNGVLFFAPLYMQGMLGYTPLQSGLAVLPMSLLVAVFSNVAGRLLTRFGQRRILVAGLLLLAVGVALWVRTPLDGDYLTDILPGVAVMAIGQGLAYTALTAASLTGVPGERHGVAGAFNITAQQVGSSVGIAALVAFASALSGSEEQADRLSTYHAVYLVIGCVVVVGALVTAALFGRRADDRVTEVGTPVTG; encoded by the coding sequence GTGGCCAACCAAGTGCCGCGCGTCGAGGAACCGGCTGCCGGTTTCACCCCACGACTGTGGTGGACCCTGATCCTGCTGGCGGCGGCGGTGGCGCTCGATGTCGGCAGCGTGGCCGTGGTCAATCCGGCGCTGCCCGACATCGGGCGGGATCTGGAGATGGACGACGCGCTGCTCCAGTGGACGATGACCGGCTACGGGATCACGTTCGCGGGCTGCCTGCTGTTCGGCGGCAGGCTGGCCGACGTGTTCAGCAGGCGGCTGGTGCTGGCGGTGGGGATCGCCGTCTTCGCCGCGGGCGCGCTCGCCCCGGTCGTCGTGCCCACCGCCGAGGTGCTGATCGCCGCCAGGGCGGCGCAGGGGATCGGCGCGGCCCTGTCCGTTCCGGCGGCGATGGCGTTGCTGTTCCAGGTCTTCCCGCCGGGACGGCTGCGCAACCGCGCGCTGGGGATCTACACCGCGGTGGGCGCGGCGAGCTTCGGCGTCGGCCTGGTCCTCGGCGGTGTGCTCACCAGCGCGTTCGGCTGGCACGCGGTGTTCGCCTTCAGCGCCGTGACGAGCGTGCTGGTGCTGCTCGGCATCCGGCCGCTCCTGCCGAGTTCCGTCGGCGAGCGACGGCCGATCGACCTGCCCGGCGCGGCGATGGTCACCGCCGGCCTGCTGGCCGGCATCTTCGCGGTGACCAGGGCGGGCGAAGTGGGCCTGTCGGACACCGGCACGATCGTGTCGGCGCTGCTCGCGCTCCTGCTGCTCGCCGGGTTCGTGGCCTGGGAACGCCGGGCATCCGAGCCGCTGTTCTCGGTCGGCATCCTGCGGTCGCGGCCGGTCCGGGCGGCGACCCTCGCCGGTGGCCTGTTCTTCTTCGCGCTCAACGGGGTCTTGTTCTTCGCGCCGCTCTACATGCAGGGCATGCTCGGCTACACGCCCCTGCAGTCGGGGCTGGCGGTGCTCCCGATGAGCCTGCTCGTCGCCGTGTTCTCGAACGTCGCCGGCCGTCTGCTGACGCGATTCGGCCAGCGACGGATCCTCGTCGCCGGCCTCCTCCTGCTCGCGGTGGGTGTCGCGCTCTGGGTCCGCACACCGCTGGACGGCGACTACCTGACCGACATCCTGCCGGGGGTCGCGGTGATGGCCATCGGACAGGGCCTGGCCTACACCGCGCTCACCGCCGCCTCGCTCACCGGCGTGCCCGGTGAGCGGCACGGTGTCGCCGGCGCGTTCAACATCACCGCCCAGCAGGTCGGTTCGAGCGTCGGCATCGCCGCGCTCGTGGCGTTCGCTTCGGCGCTTTCCGGATCGGAGGAGCAGGCCGATCGCCTGTCCACCTATCACGCGGTCTACCTGGTGATCGGCTGTGTCGTCGTCGTGGGCGCACTGGTCACCGCCGCCTTGTTCGGCCGTCGTGCCGACGATCGGGTGACGGAAGTGGGCACCCCGGTCACCGGATGA
- a CDS encoding AfsR/SARP family transcriptional regulator: MRIALLGPLEVLYDGRPLAPSAPKQRTLLALLLLNANHEVSVVQCAKELGDGASKNCSVSTVHTHILQLRKALGPAAKRLRTTGAGPDAGYLFTTEPGELDLDRFDRLVGTARIRRADGNLGDAARLITEALNLWRTEALVDVKIGPGAQRTLVGLRAKRMEAVVLCADLALRLGQHRQVLGKLTALVHRHPADEQLTAQLMTALYRSGRQADALAVYQRFLTAAETGSRALSELQTAILLADPVLEGPALTPSGLGADLISAR; this comes from the coding sequence GTGAGGATCGCTTTGCTGGGCCCGCTCGAGGTGCTGTACGACGGGAGGCCGCTCGCGCCCTCGGCGCCGAAGCAGCGAACGCTGCTGGCGCTCCTGCTGCTCAACGCCAACCACGAGGTGAGCGTCGTCCAGTGCGCCAAGGAGCTCGGGGACGGCGCGTCGAAGAACTGTTCGGTGTCGACCGTGCACACGCATATCCTGCAGCTGCGCAAGGCGCTCGGTCCCGCGGCGAAACGTCTGCGCACCACCGGGGCCGGGCCCGACGCGGGCTATCTGTTCACCACCGAACCGGGGGAACTCGACCTCGACCGGTTCGACCGGCTCGTCGGCACCGCGCGGATCCGGCGTGCCGACGGGAATCTCGGTGACGCGGCCAGGCTGATCACCGAAGCCCTGAACCTGTGGCGCACCGAGGCACTCGTCGACGTCAAGATCGGGCCGGGGGCCCAGCGGACGCTCGTCGGGCTTCGGGCCAAGCGGATGGAGGCCGTCGTCCTCTGCGCCGACCTCGCCCTCCGGCTCGGTCAGCACCGCCAGGTGCTGGGCAAGCTCACCGCGCTGGTGCACCGGCACCCCGCGGACGAACAGCTGACCGCGCAGCTGATGACGGCGCTCTACCGCAGCGGCAGACAGGCCGACGCGCTGGCGGTGTACCAACGGTTCCTGACCGCCGCCGAGACGGGTTCCCGTGCGCTGAGCGAGCTTCAGACCGCCATCCTGCTGGCCGACCCGGTACTGGAAGGGCCCGCGCTGACCCCTTCCGGTCTCGGCGCGGACCTCATCTCCGCGCGCTAG
- a CDS encoding class I adenylate-forming enzyme family protein, translated as MYLLGTHRSVADRLKLSTRRELGAGNFFWHVCEIARDPDRPLLFRIEDGAVTGRSLAELRDDVLRRAHWYAQEGVKPGTRVGVHLRDGLAGFLHHIAITTLGGVTTLTNPRLPPDVAAHYFDRTETALVITDIEVPAGSGRRYVDEKTVDVPWDGPSPPLPDTHRHTDDDLVLISHSSGTTGVPKPTAFAHRTFSVGKRERLWKFPSLRTDRMLTALPHSHSSGISYLSLALMLGMPTMLADGTSGAAVAEAMNAFRPTLVLGFPGTLAELPISSLTTEAADAVHTWMGMGDASHERHIRPLVTLGRGGSTYVDGLGSSEMGMVLFKHAYTAGSTTYARAIGKPVRVVREAAALDDEGRVLPPGEAGLLGVRTPSVTPGYVNDETLNHLARSGGFFLTGDVVRQDESGIWYHLDRTPDVIETAGGPVYSLPLEEVVLNETKALDAAVIAVADPAAPGRSVPAAVVLFGHGEVPDAEEIRASCNLALARAGLTTLAAVVVACSRSELPVGVTGKVLKRELRERHRELLTGAANGAEPKGWHG; from the coding sequence GTGTATCTGCTTGGCACGCACCGGTCCGTCGCCGACCGGCTGAAACTGTCGACCCGGCGCGAGCTCGGCGCGGGGAATTTCTTCTGGCACGTCTGCGAAATCGCCCGTGACCCCGACCGGCCGCTGTTGTTCCGGATCGAGGACGGCGCGGTGACCGGACGCTCCCTCGCCGAGCTGCGCGACGACGTACTGCGCCGCGCGCACTGGTACGCGCAGGAGGGCGTGAAGCCAGGGACACGGGTCGGTGTCCACCTGCGTGACGGGCTCGCCGGATTCCTGCACCACATCGCGATCACCACGCTCGGCGGGGTCACCACGCTGACCAATCCGCGGCTGCCCCCGGACGTGGCCGCGCACTACTTCGACCGCACGGAAACCGCTTTGGTGATCACCGACATCGAGGTGCCCGCCGGATCCGGAAGGAGGTACGTCGACGAGAAGACGGTCGACGTGCCCTGGGACGGCCCGTCTCCCCCGTTGCCGGATACCCACCGGCACACCGACGACGACCTGGTGCTGATCTCCCATTCCTCCGGCACCACCGGGGTGCCGAAGCCGACGGCCTTCGCGCACCGCACGTTCTCCGTCGGCAAACGGGAACGGCTCTGGAAGTTCCCGTCCCTGCGGACGGACCGGATGCTCACCGCGCTGCCGCACAGCCATTCCTCCGGGATCAGCTACCTCAGCCTCGCCCTGATGCTCGGGATGCCGACCATGCTGGCCGACGGGACATCGGGCGCAGCGGTCGCCGAGGCGATGAACGCCTTCCGGCCCACGCTCGTGCTCGGCTTCCCCGGCACGCTCGCGGAACTGCCGATCTCTTCACTGACAACGGAAGCGGCGGACGCCGTGCACACCTGGATGGGCATGGGCGACGCGTCCCACGAACGGCACATCCGTCCGCTGGTGACGCTCGGGCGCGGCGGATCGACCTATGTGGACGGTCTCGGTTCGTCCGAAATGGGCATGGTGCTGTTCAAACACGCCTACACCGCAGGCTCCACCACTTACGCGCGGGCGATCGGCAAGCCGGTGCGCGTGGTCCGCGAGGCCGCCGCACTCGACGACGAGGGCCGGGTCCTGCCGCCGGGCGAGGCCGGGCTGCTGGGAGTGCGCACGCCGAGCGTCACCCCGGGCTACGTCAACGACGAGACGCTGAACCACCTGGCCCGCAGCGGCGGTTTCTTCCTCACCGGCGACGTCGTGCGCCAGGACGAGAGCGGGATCTGGTACCACCTCGACCGGACGCCGGACGTCATCGAGACCGCCGGCGGCCCGGTGTACAGCCTGCCGCTGGAAGAGGTCGTGCTCAACGAGACGAAGGCCCTCGACGCCGCCGTGATCGCGGTGGCCGACCCCGCCGCACCGGGCCGGTCCGTGCCCGCCGCCGTGGTGCTGTTCGGGCACGGCGAAGTGCCGGACGCCGAAGAGATCCGCGCGTCGTGCAACCTCGCGCTCGCGCGGGCGGGGCTCACGACGCTGGCCGCCGTGGTCGTGGCCTGCTCACGGAGCGAACTGCCGGTGGGCGTCACCGGGAAGGTCCTCAAACGTGAGCTCCGGGAAAGACATCGGGAGCTGCTCACCGGCGCGGCGAACGGCGCCGAACCGAAGGGATGGCACGGATGA
- a CDS encoding acetylserotonin O-methyltransferase: MTAIDPEVRTGNGTDETAARAVVDIVTGTWRAQALHAAVALGLPDHLAEGHVTSASLAARAQADPDGVLRLMRLLVAIGVFGGDDRTGYRLTPISQLLRTGTATSMREMCRLYGEEFHQAWGSVVTAVRTGRSGFEHAFDRTLHEYLAEVPGAGQRFLDAMNAGSTFFADVPAAFDFTRGKTIADLGGGSGNLMSTVLQAHPHLRGVLVDKEHMLPVARNQLVARGCADRCEVVAGDIFEGVPKDVDFYLLSRILQDWDDSECITLLTHCRRAMADDSARVLILERVIPDSGTEVLPLLWDLHLLMMAGGRERTLASYESILDGAGLRLESAHPLALETTLLVAAPTRPDRSR; the protein is encoded by the coding sequence ATGACCGCGATCGACCCGGAAGTGCGCACCGGGAACGGGACGGACGAGACGGCCGCGCGGGCCGTGGTCGACATCGTCACCGGGACCTGGCGTGCCCAGGCGCTCCACGCGGCGGTCGCGCTCGGCCTGCCCGATCACCTCGCCGAAGGACACGTCACCAGTGCTTCCCTCGCTGCCCGCGCGCAGGCCGATCCCGACGGCGTGCTCAGGCTGATGCGGCTGCTCGTCGCGATCGGCGTGTTCGGCGGCGACGACCGGACCGGCTACCGCCTGACGCCGATCTCGCAGCTGCTGCGCACGGGCACCGCGACCTCGATGCGCGAGATGTGCCGTCTCTACGGCGAGGAGTTCCACCAGGCCTGGGGTTCGGTCGTCACCGCAGTGCGGACCGGGCGTTCCGGCTTCGAGCACGCTTTCGACCGCACCCTCCACGAGTACCTCGCGGAGGTGCCAGGGGCAGGGCAGCGGTTCCTCGACGCCATGAACGCCGGGAGCACCTTCTTCGCCGACGTCCCCGCCGCGTTCGACTTCACGCGGGGGAAGACGATCGCGGATCTCGGCGGCGGCAGCGGGAACCTGATGTCCACCGTGCTCCAGGCCCATCCGCATCTGCGCGGCGTGCTCGTGGACAAGGAGCACATGCTCCCGGTGGCCAGGAACCAGCTCGTCGCGCGCGGCTGCGCCGATCGCTGCGAAGTGGTGGCCGGCGACATCTTCGAAGGCGTGCCGAAGGACGTCGATTTCTACCTGCTGTCCCGGATCCTGCAGGACTGGGACGACAGCGAGTGCATCACGCTGCTGACGCACTGCCGCCGTGCCATGGCGGACGATTCCGCGCGCGTGCTGATCCTGGAGCGGGTCATTCCCGATTCCGGGACCGAGGTGCTGCCGCTGTTGTGGGATCTGCACCTGCTGATGATGGCGGGCGGCCGCGAGCGGACCCTGGCGAGCTACGAGTCCATTCTGGACGGTGCGGGGCTGCGCCTGGAGTCCGCGCATCCGCTGGCACTGGAGACCACCCTGCTGGTCGCGGCGCCGACCCGGCCCGACCGGTCGCGGTGA
- a CDS encoding AMP-binding protein has product MRTRSWWGEDLLGRGADDEPWACGERAVTRGKLRAEVAWLAKAYRHHGIGAGTTVALHGTPSFTQLWSVFALWELGAQIALIEQKTCLAEMTCLLGRWRPQYFVTFGGSGRRHRPFTDECEVLVRRLPDGEPASTGHCLLQLSSGTTGAGKLIGRTPESILAELGRIAAVEGVPGPGERVLLLNSPARSFGLVGGVLHGLDTAAVLLFPAPAAATRTADVVIGEPRHFARLGEDSVEPFTSLRAAISGGDVLRHDVFDRFRDRHGVRIGQAYGTTETGVISMDVTGRFAVCGVGKPVPGIRIRVADGVLDVHLARSPYVIETDPWNGGWLSTGDRVRRDPVTGSLQLLGRAGDDRRDPDRPPAVAASARR; this is encoded by the coding sequence ATGCGAACGCGATCCTGGTGGGGAGAGGATCTTCTCGGCCGCGGCGCCGACGACGAACCGTGGGCGTGCGGGGAGCGCGCCGTCACCCGGGGCAAGCTCCGGGCGGAGGTGGCCTGGCTCGCCAAGGCCTACCGCCATCACGGCATCGGCGCCGGCACCACGGTCGCCCTGCACGGAACCCCCAGCTTCACCCAGTTGTGGTCGGTGTTCGCCCTGTGGGAGCTGGGCGCGCAGATCGCCTTGATCGAACAGAAGACCTGCCTCGCCGAGATGACCTGTCTGCTCGGCCGGTGGCGGCCGCAGTACTTCGTCACCTTCGGCGGCAGCGGGCGCAGGCACCGGCCGTTCACCGACGAATGCGAAGTGCTGGTGAGGCGGCTGCCGGACGGCGAGCCCGCCTCGACCGGCCACTGTCTGCTCCAGCTCTCCTCGGGCACCACCGGCGCGGGAAAGCTCATCGGCCGGACGCCGGAGTCGATCCTCGCCGAACTCGGGCGGATCGCCGCCGTGGAAGGCGTTCCGGGTCCCGGTGAGCGGGTGCTGCTGCTGAACTCCCCCGCGCGTTCCTTCGGGCTCGTCGGCGGCGTGCTGCACGGCCTCGACACCGCCGCGGTGCTGCTGTTCCCCGCCCCGGCCGCGGCCACCCGGACGGCCGACGTCGTCATCGGGGAACCCCGGCATTTCGCGCGGCTCGGCGAAGACTCCGTCGAGCCCTTCACGTCCCTGCGTGCCGCGATCTCCGGCGGCGACGTCCTGCGCCACGACGTCTTCGACCGGTTCCGGGACCGGCACGGCGTGCGCATCGGCCAGGCCTACGGCACCACCGAAACCGGCGTGATCTCGATGGACGTCACGGGCCGGTTCGCGGTGTGCGGGGTCGGGAAACCGGTGCCGGGGATCAGGATCCGCGTCGCGGACGGCGTGCTGGACGTGCATCTGGCGCGTTCGCCGTACGTCATCGAGACCGATCCCTGGAACGGCGGCTGGCTGTCCACCGGTGACCGGGTCCGGCGGGACCCGGTCACCGGCTCGTTGCAGCTACTGGGCCGCGCGGGCGACGACCGGCGGGATCCGGACCGCCCGCCGGCCGTCGCGGCTAGCGCGCGGAGATGA
- a CDS encoding flavin reductase family protein — translation MNQALRNCLAQFATGVTVVTVRHEGAVHGATVNAFASISLDPPLVMVSLDRRSRLCARLDGAAFEINILSTWQQGIARHFAGRGTDPAPEIRWDVFPHSVRLAGCAAYLSCVPWASYDGGDHVIYLGEVRNFEIRGGPPLVFHRGAFHELGRTATEALAPTTDGTGILR, via the coding sequence GTGAACCAGGCGCTCCGGAACTGTCTCGCCCAGTTCGCCACCGGCGTCACCGTGGTCACCGTTCGCCATGAAGGCGCCGTCCACGGCGCGACGGTGAACGCTTTCGCGTCGATTTCGCTCGATCCGCCGCTCGTGATGGTCTCACTGGACCGGCGCAGCAGATTGTGTGCGCGACTCGACGGCGCCGCTTTCGAAATCAACATCCTTTCGACGTGGCAGCAAGGAATAGCCCGGCATTTCGCGGGCCGCGGCACGGATCCGGCACCGGAAATCCGCTGGGACGTGTTCCCGCATTCCGTCCGGCTCGCCGGCTGCGCCGCGTATCTGAGCTGCGTGCCGTGGGCCTCCTACGACGGCGGCGACCACGTGATCTACCTCGGCGAAGTGCGGAACTTCGAGATCCGGGGCGGTCCCCCGCTCGTCTTCCACCGCGGCGCCTTCCACGAACTGGGCCGAACCGCCACCGAAGCGCTCGCCCCCACCACCGACGGGACAGGAATCCTTCGATGA